The Arvicola amphibius chromosome 11, mArvAmp1.2, whole genome shotgun sequence genome has a segment encoding these proteins:
- the LOC119826858 gene encoding 60S ribosomal protein L36-like: protein MALSYPMAVGLNKGHKVTKNVSQPRHSRRRGRLTKHTKFVWDMIGEVCGFAPYERRAMELLKVSKDKRASALRFLKKRVARKHVRAKRKREELSNVLAAMRKAKAKKD from the coding sequence ATGGCCCTGAGCTACCCCATGGCCGTGGGCCTCAACAAGGGCCACAAGGTGACGAAGAACGTAAGCCAGCCGAGGCACAGCCGGAGGCGCGGGCGCCTCACAAAGCACACCAAGTTCGTGTGGGACATGATCGGGGAGGTGTGCGGCTTCGCGCCCTACGAGCGGCGCGCCATGGAGCTGCTCAAGGTGTCCAAGGACAAGCGCGCAAGCGCGCTCAGGTTCCTCAAGAAGCGGGTGGCACGCAAGCACGTACGCGCCAAGAGGAAGCGGGAGGAGCTGAGCAACGTGCTGGCGGCCATGAGGAAGGCTAAGGCCAAGAAGGACTGA